In Anaerobacillus isosaccharinicus, one genomic interval encodes:
- a CDS encoding M50 family metallopeptidase produces MVKKKREHFFEGDGLLSQWLLYFLFVFFILHIPRLNLYFAALNTMFHEMGHAIVCLLFKGRVVKISLFPNTEGQIITASGSWISRVLISYAGYTFSPLVAYGCFYLIGEGMHLNLLYGFIGVSVMNLVLWVRNLYGLFWLTSFIGLCLLFVYIGHSGAIEIFVQFLAALLLVESIRSAFIICLLSFRDKRQAGDATSLAKSTFIPAFFWGTLFFVQSMMVAYWIFSSLIV; encoded by the coding sequence ATGGTAAAAAAGAAGAGAGAACATTTCTTTGAGGGTGATGGATTGCTTAGTCAATGGCTTCTTTATTTTTTGTTCGTATTTTTCATTTTACATATACCTAGATTGAATTTGTACTTTGCAGCGCTAAATACGATGTTCCATGAAATGGGGCATGCGATCGTTTGTTTATTGTTTAAGGGACGAGTTGTGAAAATCTCATTATTCCCAAATACAGAAGGGCAAATTATCACTGCATCAGGGAGCTGGATCAGCAGAGTATTAATCTCTTACGCAGGTTATACATTCTCACCTCTCGTCGCCTATGGATGCTTTTATCTGATTGGCGAGGGAATGCACCTGAACTTGTTGTATGGGTTTATTGGAGTTTCGGTGATGAATTTAGTTCTTTGGGTCAGAAACCTTTACGGCTTATTTTGGTTAACATCATTTATCGGCTTGTGTCTGCTTTTTGTGTACATAGGACATAGTGGAGCGATCGAAATCTTTGTGCAATTTTTAGCTGCGTTACTACTAGTCGAATCGATACGTTCTGCGTTTATTATTTGTTTGTTAAGTTTTCGGGACAAAAGGCAAGCAGGGGATGCTACAAGCCTAGCAAAGAGTACATTTATTCCAGCGTTTTTCTGGGGAACGCTATTTTTTGTTCAGTCGATGATGGTTGCATATTGGATATTCAGTTCGTTAATTGTGTAA
- a CDS encoding Glu/Leu/Phe/Val family dehydrogenase — protein MTSQTKEIIQASLDALLDDKTFLPDLQGEMRKQAFTSLTAILSTPNHVHKSFLRITLKDGGVVRMPSFRVQHNNSLGPYKGGIRFHESVNEEEVINLASLMTLKNALHDVPFGGGKGGIVLNPRDYSVTELYLIAKKYVQYFSEVIGPDKDIPAPDVGSGEREMDWMMAEYKSIRPGEPYRGSFTGKSVINGGSLGRREATGKGVYFTFKYMLYDFLQEQKTLLSKTDNIFAETLLDHAGRPLTMAVQGFGNVGSVAALEAYHCEKVQNKVVGVSDRNVTLFNPSGLDIPALIHFTEKNKGDLPTTNEQLATCGVDAEIRAREAVLTLDVDVLLLAALEDQIHQNNMEQIKAKMIVEGANAPVTKEADKFLSDKGVIIIPDILANAGGVIVSYLEWLQGRETQFYTEEEVYKLLFDKMQNTMEMILPQFFGDPFPLRQNCYIHSVMKLSTVLYTQGKLWD, from the coding sequence ATGACAAGTCAAACAAAAGAGATTATTCAAGCGTCTTTGGATGCTTTATTGGATGATAAGACGTTTTTACCTGATTTGCAAGGTGAAATGCGTAAGCAGGCGTTTACATCGTTAACTGCCATATTATCTACACCAAATCATGTACATAAATCATTTTTACGAATTACCTTAAAGGATGGGGGAGTCGTAAGAATGCCTTCGTTCCGTGTTCAGCACAACAACAGCCTTGGTCCCTATAAAGGAGGAATTCGTTTTCATGAATCGGTAAATGAGGAAGAAGTGATTAACCTTGCTTCTTTAATGACGCTTAAAAATGCTTTGCATGATGTTCCTTTTGGAGGAGGAAAAGGCGGTATTGTCTTGAATCCAAGAGACTATTCTGTGACAGAATTGTATCTCATTGCAAAGAAATACGTTCAATATTTTAGTGAGGTGATAGGACCAGACAAGGATATTCCAGCTCCAGATGTTGGTTCTGGCGAAAGAGAAATGGATTGGATGATGGCAGAATATAAGAGTATTCGACCAGGTGAGCCGTACCGAGGTAGTTTTACTGGAAAAAGTGTTATAAATGGTGGTTCATTAGGTCGAAGAGAGGCAACAGGTAAAGGAGTATATTTTACCTTCAAATACATGCTTTATGATTTTTTGCAAGAACAGAAGACATTGCTTTCAAAAACGGATAATATTTTTGCTGAAACATTGCTAGATCATGCAGGTCGTCCTTTGACTATGGCTGTTCAAGGCTTTGGTAATGTTGGCTCAGTTGCAGCGCTAGAAGCTTACCATTGTGAAAAAGTCCAGAATAAAGTGGTAGGTGTTAGTGACCGAAATGTTACACTGTTTAACCCAAGCGGTTTGGATATACCTGCTTTAATTCATTTTACAGAAAAGAATAAAGGAGATTTACCAACAACAAATGAGCAGCTAGCTACATGTGGGGTGGACGCTGAAATCCGAGCTCGAGAAGCTGTTCTGACTCTTGATGTTGATGTCCTATTGTTAGCTGCTTTAGAGGACCAAATTCATCAAAATAATATGGAACAAATAAAAGCGAAAATGATTGTGGAAGGGGCCAATGCCCCAGTTACAAAAGAAGCTGATAAATTTTTAAGTGACAAAGGCGTCATTATCATTCCTGATATTTTGGCGAATGCTGGTGGGGTTATCGTCTCTTATCTAGAGTGGTTGCAAGGTCGAGAAACGCAATTTTACACGGAGGAAGAAGTATACAAGCTATTATTTGATAAAATGCAAAATACAATGGAAATGATTCTCCCCCAATTTTTCGGTGACCCGTTCCCACTACGGCAAAACTGCTACATTCATTCTGTAATGAAGCTTTCTACGGTGCTATATACTCAAGGGAAGCTCTGGGACTAG
- a CDS encoding CBO0543 family protein: MLKKPKISSYFLVGTTITGLVLLPFAIIKRPLKDWIIVFIVSVLENYFADQYLVSRGYLKYKKKLVPRIKVHLPFDFVHYPLILLYYNQWTLNSKPTGFILKIFPFVIPLIFIETIAAKYTKLITWKKGWSWSHSFITVILKMLLCRGIIAVIRTMNTGKLSLK, from the coding sequence TTGCTTAAAAAACCAAAGATTTCTTCTTATTTTCTAGTAGGAACAACTATTACTGGATTGGTACTTTTACCATTTGCAATTATCAAACGACCACTAAAGGATTGGATCATCGTTTTTATAGTAAGCGTATTAGAAAATTATTTTGCAGATCAATACCTAGTATCAAGAGGCTATTTAAAATACAAGAAAAAATTAGTTCCACGTATAAAAGTGCACTTACCGTTTGACTTTGTCCATTACCCTCTCATATTGCTTTATTATAATCAATGGACATTAAATAGTAAGCCAACCGGTTTCATTTTAAAAATATTCCCCTTCGTTATTCCGTTAATTTTCATCGAGACGATTGCCGCAAAGTACACAAAGCTTATTACCTGGAAAAAGGGTTGGAGTTGGTCTCATTCATTTATAACTGTCATATTAAAGATGTTACTATGTAGAGGTATCATCGCTGTGATACGAACGATGAACACTGGAAAGTTATCTTTGAAATAA
- a CDS encoding M3 family metallopeptidase: MSLITRKEVPLEETWNLADIFSSDEEWEKSYSKVELELDEILQKAIHLDSAKTTLEWLERYDRLMENFNRTSSYAFYKYSEDGTDPENQTMVGRSQTLGKKSLNVSTNIVNQLLQLPKEKLTKYIEVEKGLLTYHRFLEKIEDLRDHSLPMEIEDLLASLNHALSTPNSIYLTVTASDLKFEPVKDKSGKEVPVSLFMYMTQVETSPDTVLRRNAYQSLSDGLEKYQHGLAQTLASEINKNVTIAKLRNYPTTMDYLLQYSSPAANHFYAGDGVSTTFFEEVLDTFQQELSPHMQRYARLRKRQLGLEKLLFSDVKAPLDPEFDPPISYEEAGEIIVEAVGVLGTEYQDQMRKVFTDRWVYRGDNVGRRMIAFGGGVHGVHGYSFYPWGGNLFDMLLLGHELGHALHFTLSSENQKIINNGQSLLFVEAPSTLVEHLIVNYLKENRDDPRLHRWLNMYSMMSYHHNCVTHILEAELLRRLYKMADQKIPLSTNLISNTKGAILAEFWGDTVDLDEGAKLTWMRQPHYYMGLYPFTYSIGTSASTVIADRIKKEGSTVAEKWTNVLKLGGSMSGLDLYQAAGLDMSNMVVIKHAIAHIGRIVDELEESF; encoded by the coding sequence ATGAGTTTAATCACACGTAAAGAAGTCCCTTTAGAAGAAACTTGGAATCTAGCTGATATTTTTTCTTCAGATGAAGAATGGGAAAAGTCCTATAGTAAAGTTGAACTTGAATTAGATGAAATATTACAAAAAGCTATTCACTTAGACTCTGCAAAAACTACCCTTGAGTGGCTTGAGAGATATGACCGCCTAATGGAAAATTTCAATCGAACATCTAGCTATGCATTCTATAAATATTCGGAAGATGGAACCGATCCAGAAAATCAAACGATGGTCGGTCGCTCACAAACGCTAGGAAAAAAATCCTTAAATGTGAGCACGAACATCGTAAATCAGCTTTTACAACTACCCAAAGAAAAGCTTACAAAATACATAGAGGTAGAAAAAGGATTACTAACCTATCACCGTTTTTTAGAAAAAATTGAAGACTTACGAGATCATTCTTTACCAATGGAGATTGAGGATCTATTAGCTTCTTTAAATCATGCGTTAAGTACACCTAATTCCATCTATTTAACAGTTACTGCTTCTGACTTAAAATTTGAACCAGTGAAGGATAAGTCTGGTAAGGAAGTACCTGTTTCTCTATTTATGTATATGACCCAGGTTGAAACTTCGCCTGATACTGTATTACGAAGAAATGCGTATCAGTCATTATCGGATGGTTTAGAAAAATACCAGCATGGCTTAGCACAAACGTTAGCTAGCGAAATTAATAAAAATGTAACGATCGCAAAGCTACGTAACTACCCGACGACGATGGATTATCTCCTTCAATACTCGTCGCCAGCGGCAAATCACTTTTATGCAGGAGACGGTGTTTCTACCACCTTTTTTGAAGAAGTTCTTGATACTTTTCAACAAGAGCTTTCTCCACATATGCAAAGGTATGCCAGGCTACGAAAGCGTCAATTAGGTTTAGAAAAACTGCTTTTCTCTGATGTGAAAGCACCATTAGATCCTGAATTTGATCCCCCAATCAGCTATGAAGAGGCTGGTGAAATCATCGTCGAAGCTGTTGGCGTTCTTGGCACTGAATACCAAGACCAAATGCGCAAGGTGTTTACTGACCGCTGGGTTTATAGAGGAGATAATGTCGGGCGCAGAATGATTGCTTTCGGCGGTGGTGTTCACGGGGTTCATGGCTACTCCTTTTATCCTTGGGGTGGTAATTTATTCGATATGCTTCTTCTCGGACACGAACTTGGTCACGCGTTGCATTTCACCCTTTCATCTGAAAATCAAAAGATCATTAATAATGGCCAATCGTTACTGTTTGTCGAGGCACCGTCAACATTAGTTGAACATCTGATTGTCAATTACCTTAAAGAAAACCGAGATGATCCAAGATTACATCGTTGGTTAAACATGTATTCGATGATGAGCTACCATCATAATTGTGTTACTCATATTTTAGAGGCTGAATTGCTCAGAAGACTCTATAAAATGGCAGATCAAAAAATTCCGTTATCGACAAATTTAATTAGTAATACAAAAGGTGCCATATTAGCTGAATTTTGGGGCGACACTGTCGATTTGGATGAAGGCGCAAAGTTAACTTGGATGCGTCAACCCCATTATTATATGGGTCTTTATCCTTTCACCTATTCCATTGGTACCTCTGCCTCAACCGTAATCGCCGATAGGATCAAAAAAGAAGGAAGCACGGTTGCTGAAAAATGGACAAATGTCCTTAAACTAGGCGGATCAATGAGCGGTCTTGACCTCTATCAAGCGGCTGGACTCGACATGTCAAACATGGTCGTCATCAAACATGCCATTGCCCATATCGGTAGGATTGTTGATGAATTAGAAGAAAGCTTTTAG